Sequence from the Metopolophium dirhodum isolate CAU chromosome 2, ASM1992520v1, whole genome shotgun sequence genome:
aataatagttCAACAcacaaactttaaaatattttatccagtTCCTAAAAAGTAGCAGCAATAATGATGATATTGTAGATGTTTTGGTTACTGTTTATTATTGCTTCTACCACCAAGTGACCTTATATGTCAACAGTCTTTAACATAAAGTCTTAAATGTCGATATTCATGATCGATATATCTTACATGTAAATCAGTCTagtatattatgaactatttatggaAAAACGGTAATCATTGTCGTaaaatggtgggggggggggtgggtaGGTCAAACCGTTTCACCACAAAgacaaacaaatacaataaaaaaactcaGCTTTGAAATGGATAGAATGAAAAATTTACacgtcactatattatatacacgaacACGAACTCTGACTCTTAACAAACTATGGTCTGTGATCGAACTTATTGTGTCGGGTGAAGCACTccgataacataatatgtttataatttaatcctCTCCCATAAGAAAATTGTATGTACACCACTTctacttataacatttaaaataattgtacctcACATTAAATGTTGATCTTGTTAGTATGTTTGTCTTCCTGTTGgtctattacatattatgccaTTTAAAGTGCGTATCTATCTTAGAAACGTTAAACTagcctattttaaaatattgataaaaaaagtaatataattcattattccTCGCAATTTTTAATACTGGAATTCAATTTTTACTACAAaagatatgtttttttaaaacaaataaaatgtgtaatacctacatttatgtatcatgaaatatttattattaattatgcttaTACTATTAACTGTAAACagttcattgttattatatttcaattgtatttataagcattttaatggaacctatataaaaaaatatcatagtaCAACAAATTGTGTGATTCATATTACTGTGCAGTGGCAATAATAAACAAGTAccgatgattttattatattttagttgaatatttggTAGATTCCTAACgagatataaataggtacatacatataaacataagttgaaaaaatatattatttcaaacatttttggattaatcaaatattattcggTTCAAGtgttacgaaaaaaataaaaaaataatatatattacatatattaattatatttcaataaaatatgtgacaggaaatataagtaagtaatataactagtaagtatagtattttttagcactacaaatacattatttttaggtattttgttattatattattttttcaattcaatgattttattgattaaatatttttaatgaaatgtatacATACGCGGAGTTAACTTTGTTTTATGTAATAgtcaataaactataaaacttagttttaaattgcagcaattgtattgttttaatattatgtataattttattttatatcaatgagttaaaaaaatatattaaaatatttatattctataaattcaTCTTCTCACAATACACTACTTTTCagttggcattttttttttttttaatatttaataaaataaaacagttggAATaggaacatttattttgtaacccaaatctattttattttattattttgacgagacaattaaaataatacatttagttactaaaaatcaaaaattggtataaattatgtcaacctctggtataatttttaattttctatagttttttaacataaaattttgttgtattagcagtatatacattttatatatttataatatatcaataaatatatgatggtcgcacaattatattaatttgttacaataaaatactcgttaaaataatgaaataatttggaaataactTAATTctaataatcaaacataattaatcaaaaactgcaaagaatattttcaaaagtcgCTGACAACTGTCAGTTACTTGAGTGAAAGTCTCCATAGATACTTTAGTGAAAGTCTCCATAGAATGCTGTGATTGAATTCAGTCTTCcattaataatattctgctgAATTTCCACTTTATCAAAATCATTTGCCAACCACATACActgaaaaattatagtataaaggtTAGATTATATTGTACACCATACATCATGTGCCTTACTTCTAATATATTTGTGGTTTTCGGCATATGAAATGCAATATTAGGCGCAATAGttttaacaatatcaaaaataccaAAACCTCCCCCGAAATAATTGTCACACATAGACGTTAAACTGTAGCTTTTTGCAATTGAATATCCTGGTCCACCCCATGGTGGTGACATAAATACTACATCTGCTTTTAACTTTGggtaaatttgaaaaaagtcaccaactacaaaatcaattttatgagCAACACCATATATCTCAGCATTATGCCGTGCTAATCTTATCTTATCTGGATCAATATCACATGCtataactaaacaaaaatagttttttttaaatctttattttaatatattttaatttttaagttaaatattacgtaacattgtaaaaataatacctcgtttgcatgtttttgctagctgtataatattaccacCAGCTCCACAAAAAGGATCCAACACTATGTTATTTTTACAACGCTTTGCTATATGATAACTTAATACCTCCGGACAGACCGAATAGAAGCTCtctgtaaatataaaacattgtttaaaaacataagATTTAAACAGAAAATAGTTGAATTACCTGTGTCCAAAAGAATACCGCGatcaaaatttgtaaataacaaGTGCCTCATTAACCAGTATTTAATAGGCAACTGTTTATCTTGATGAagattattgttgtttttttggcAATTCAATTGATTTGAGTAAgtctttttaattattgaattttgatgatgattctaaaatatacatataaataactaaatttatttaactttatactTGTACACCATCTTTTttccataattaattttaataatatagtataatataatacttttcaaGAAGCTATAGTAtttcattcaatataatatagacaacagAGCATAATTTTAGACATATTAATCTTGCATGGTAAAAAGTTAACTCAATACAcaaagattatttataaaaaaataaatttgctgaaagttctaaatattatgaattttataataactattgtacaaCGTAATGTGTATTAAATTTCAGCTATAAAATAGTTGATGATTAATTATTTGCACAACaaatggaattaaaattttgaaattatactcAAGAGCTAActaaaaagataaattttaaaagtaatattaatttaaatatgtttcatacttcaattttgtagtttttgttGTAACGATTATTTTCCGGGTATGTTTTAGAGCGAATTGGCTTCTGATGTCTTCCGTTTTGATTATATCCATCAGAACTACCTAttgaattctaaaataaaaacataatatttaaaaattgttagataaaatgtatgtttatattttgatgtttaaataaataattataaattacagtgaTAATGATAAGTACTggtgaaatattattgtttttgatattttgtaattattgatattttgatttctaCTTTAAATCAGATAAActatacacttaaaaatatgtagtattaatataaattatcaaactcataactaaataacttacaaattaaaatattaaatttgtcccaaacttctatttttattgtataaaaaaaattgttaaaattagttACCTAAACACCCACCAGTCTTAATTTTTCtatcactaatatattttagtaaataaacaaaacatatatttacttttGGTTTTGGTGCAATATAACTTTTCTGACCATATCTGGTAATATGCTTTTGAGAGtctttataatagtatatctgtgatggataaaatgtatacattgtatCACTATTACATACAAAACCTAGATCTTTAAGAACAGCATTAATTTTTGCCGAGGGATTATCGTACTGTTgtctgtaacaaaaaaaaaaataaatcatccaTCAGTAAGATACTATACAGCCATGCAGGTACttgttttataaagtaatatttaataaatactgttAAAAATGCCAATTATTTTCGgcttttccataatattatttttaatttatataaactaaatacaaatCTCATTTGATTGGTTTATGGATTCATATAACAGACTGTTAACTTCATAACTAATATACAACTCAACTTAATATACAAAAGAAACTAGGTAAGtatttagtttgaaaataacggtaggtatataatattatattatagtacaattgtCTAAAGCGGACCCTGAATAAAACGAATATCTATGAACTATCGAATCAGGAATTCTTAAacggtaaaaatgtatacagttttgaaaagaaaaactatttttaaaaatgatcgaATAGTCATTTTAGCATGTTTTCATACTTAATATTGCTGTATTGTAAAATCGTATAAttacatcattatttttatagtcattttattcaattaaaattatttaaacaaaattaattataaatattacttacaacATGTAGCTTGGTTCGTTTTCAATATTAGTAGTACGACGTTTGCGTTTATCTGAATAGGAGTTAACATTAGAGgtttcattttttacaaatgaTTTCGACCCCTTTGGAAGTCTTTCGTGCCTATAAAAAtgtagaacaaaatatttt
This genomic interval carries:
- the LOC132939709 gene encoding trimethylguanosine synthase-like, producing the protein MYTFYPSQIYYYKDSQKHITRYGQKSYIAPKPKNSIGSSDGYNQNGRHQKPIRSKTYPENNRYNKNYKIENHHQNSIIKKTYSNQLNCQKNNNNLHQDKQLPIKYWLMRHLLFTNFDRGILLDTESFYSVCPEVLSYHIAKRCKNNIVLDPFCGAGGNIIQLAKTCKRVIACDIDPDKIRLARHNAEIYGVAHKIDFVVGDFFQIYPKLKADVVFMSPPWGGPGYSIAKSYSLTSMCDNYFGGGFGIFDIVKTIAPNIAFHMPKTTNILECMWLANDFDKVEIQQNIINGRLNSITAFYGDFH